The DNA window CATTGTTGAACAAGCAAAAGCTGACCAATCCAATGTCTCTTTAAAAAAGCGTTACCAAGCTGTGCTTGAAGCGTTTGATGAGTACATCGAACCGATGCTCGAAATGGTCGATATTCACGGTGAATTTCAACGTTGTTTTAGTCTTATAGAACATCAAATCAGCGAGCAAATTATTACGCTCGATCACGTTGGTCGAGGCCCTGAAGATAAACGAATGCTTGAGCAATTGCGTACGCGTATCCTCGACATGCATTTAATTGGACGCGAAAGTTTGCGCCAAAGTGCGGACATGTTACTTCCGCTTCGCGAAGAGTTACGCCGAAATACCTTAATCACTCGTCAAGCTTCTAAAGTGCTTTCACTGGTTCGAAAGCGCGGCGTGGACTTTGTATTGACTGCAACACAGCCCAATTTCGTAAGTGATGTACAACGTTTTTCGCTTGGTCAACAACGTCACATTGTATCTTATATGGCTGGACTTTCCGAGTTCGAAGATGAAGCTTACCAACTGCCGGATGAACTGGATGTACCAGCGTATGTGAGTCCAAATATCCCTGATTACTTGGATGTGAGAAAAGCGTTACGTGGTTTTAGCGGCAAGAAAACACAGCTTCTTGGTTTTTTGAGTAGCAGTTACCCTGATTTAGAAGCAGACGAAATGTTATTCCTTTATCAAAGGATTATCAGTGATTCTGAGTTTGCGCTATCTCAAGAGGACCTAAAACAGACAATCGCGATTGGCGAACATCAATTTGCACTCTATCCATTCAGTGCGAACGCAAAAGAAGATTAATAGTTATGACAACAATCAACCTATCTGAGCTTACTGAATTACAAGCCATCTACAAGAAGTTGGCAGGTGGCTACCACATTAGCGAGCAAGACACGACACTTTGGCAACAATTGGATCAACAATTCGATTCCTATGAAGCGCTCTTTTTTGGTTTAGGCCAAGAAATTAAACGAGATAGCCGTGGTTTCTTTTATTTTGCAGCGGATGAAAGCACGCCTAACATGGGTAAAACGTCCCGCAGCTTCGCCCTCACCTTATTTGTGTTAATCGAGCATTTTGCAAACCAAGGTAAAGATCCTCTCAGAGCGCTGTTTGACGAAACCATCGATTTGGAATTGATGCAAACCATCGTGCAACTTAATAAGCATCTGTTTGACCAGCTCGAATTATTCTCTGGCTCAGAATTGCGAAAAGACGTCTACGGACGAATGGTGCGTTTTGGTTTAGCACGCGAAGTAGAAAATGGATATCAACATTTGGCGCCGATTTATCGTTACATCGATGCGCTGATGGAAGTAAATGACAACCAATATGAAGACGTAGAGGACGAAGAATCATTATGAGCATGATGTATGGACTCAATAAACTCGCTCTGCTTAACACTGCAGGTTATGCGAAATGCGTGATCCCTCTCGATAAAAGCAGCTCAATCTGCGCGCCTAATAATACGGGAAAAAGTTCGGTAATTAATGCTTTGCAGTTTCCGCTTATTAATGACCTTCGATTAACGGAATGGGATGGCCATGATTTAGAAGAAACTCGTAAGTTCTATTTTTCCACCGATCAATCCTACATACTTCTTGAAGCGCAATTGCCACATGGCGATGTTGTTATCGGTGTTGCAGGTCTTGGCAAAGTAGCTGGCTATGCGCACCAATTTTTCTGCTATAACGGCAAACTTGATTTGGCGGACTACACTGAAAATAAAACCATCGTCAAATATACTAAACTGTTTAACCACCTAGAAAGTAAAGGATTCAAGCCAGTAGAGCTAAAAGCGCAAGAGCTCAATGCTCTACTCACTGGCGCTGCGACGCAATTTGATGGTGAATTGAACCTCAAGATGATCCCGCTAAATAACGTACAAGACGCAGGGGTCTACAAAGAGATTTTCCGACGGATCCTAAACCTACACAAACTAGGTGCTCAAGACGTTAAACGCTTTATGTTGCGTGTATTTGAACGTCATATGTCCAACTCTAAAGTCGATTTCTATGACGTTTGGCGCCGTGCATTTGATAAAGTAAATCAAGCTCGTCGAGAATTAAATGCGCTTGAAACGATGAGCGAAGCCATCGCTTCGCTTGAAACGATGATAGACACGGAAGCTGATCTTAAGGGCAAGCTTGCGGCATATGCACCAAAACTTGATAAAGCGTTAGTCGAATTCGATGAGTATGTTGAGCAACATTGTGATGAACTAAAATCGAAGTTGGCTGATATTGAAGAGGAACGTCATGATTTTGAGGCCAAACAACAGCTTTATTTGCAACAGTCACGAGATATCGCTCGTAAACAAACGCAAATTGAACAATGGTTTTTAGACTTCAATGCATTAAAAAGTGAATTCGAGTTAACGCATCACGCAACATTAAAAACTAACCTCTCTCTTCTAAAAAAGAATATGAAAGCCTATCGTTTTCCATCAACAGCGCACAAGGTCAAAGCCTTCATACATTAGACTTTCGAATTTCTGAAACACAAAAGCAGATCAAGAGTCTCAAGTTGCAATTGAAAAACCTTGAGTACAACCTATTTACGCGCATGCGTGAAGACTTGTCGCTAAAAGAAGTTGAGGAACTATCTCGCTTGTTCAACCCAGATTTGTTGTCCTTTGCAACGACCTCTCAAGGTGAGGTCGAGATTTTTGACGAAGAAGCATTTGGCGAATTTCTATCATTGCTTTCCAAATCAATTATCGGACAGGAACTGCATCTGCCTGGCGCAACGATTAAAATTAAAAAGCTTGCACCAGTGCAAATGCAAAGTGGTGAAAACAAAGAGCAGCTTAAGGCGCGTTTGGACGCATTGCAAAATTCGTTACTTGAACTCGAAAAACAACGTGAAGTTGCCGCTAACGTGGCCGAGAAGCAGCATGAACGAGACACCCTGTACGACGAGCTCATGGCGCTAGAAAGTGCGATGAAGCGCTTCGACCAATATGAAACAATGCTTCAGTCTCATGAAGCACAAAGCGTTCTTCAAGCGCAACTGGACGCTGAGCGCGAGCAAGTAGACAGCTATTTGCAAGACGTGCAACGCAATGCAGGCTCCATTTCGGATAGACGAGCAATAATTCAAAGCAAAATAGATTTAATTTTGCGCCAAGCAGAACGATTACGTCAGGTAAAAACAGAACGTATAGACCACACGTTGGATTTATACAGTGGCAAGTCTACTAGTTACCCGATTGAAATTAATTTGGATTTCGACAATCTAGCCGATGTACTTCACCAATTTAATCGTTGGTGTCACGAATTTAGAAGTTTAGACATCAATGTCAAAAACACCTATTTGCATATCTATAATGCAGGGATCACAAAATTCGATAATGAGCCAGACCCGCAAATTAAGTATCAACGACTCATTGCAGCATACCACAACATTGACAATGAACGTGATGCCGTTGGCAAACATGCTCGCGTGGCATTAACTGAAGTTGCTTCAACCATCAAAGGTCTTCGAGACGACCTAGAACGTCTGCGCCGCGAGATGAATGCGTTCAACAAAGGGATCAGTTTACACCGTATATCTAACTTAAAAGCGTTTAAAATTAACGTGATACCTAGAAAATTGTTAATCGATGCCATTGATACGATTATTAGTACTTCGGATTTATATGAGCAAGGTGAAAGTTTTGACCTCCTTTCAAGCCAACCACATAGCGAACGTGAGATTAATGAAGCAAAAGATCTTCTCATTAAGTTTGCAAGTGAAAAAGCAGGCTTAACACTGACGGACTTATTTGATATTCGTTTTGAAGTGACAAATCGAGCGGGTGAAACTGAATTCTTTGAGAAAATCGATTCAGCGGGATCAAACGGCACTCGCATTACGATTAAATTGTTGTGTGGCATGCTCTTTATCCGACACTTGCTGTCGGATCAAGAACAAGCTCGATACCGTATTCCAATTTATATCGATGAAGCCGCAGATATCGATCCTCAAAACCAAAAAGCCATCATCGAAACGGCACTAAGCTTTGGCTTTGTACCTATATTTGCATCAGTTAAACCTCAGATCAGCTGTAACTATATTGTACCAATTCGTGCAATCAATGGTGGAAGCCAAAACTGGGTTGACGAAAAAGACTGGATAGAAGTGGAACATTCACTGTAAATTAAGGGTCGTAATACCAGTATAAGAAATGGGCATGGTTATACGTGCCCTAAATAAGGAGTATGACTATGAGACACGTTTTCGCATTTTTGTTAGTCGCAATGTTAGCGGGTTGTGCCCAGACGACAGATTGGGATTACGATAAAACGGCACAATTTGCGTTATTCAAAACCTACGCATTTGCACCAACGGCGAAATTGCCCGACTCAAGCACCGCCTATCAAGTCAACGGTCTAATGGACAAGCGTTTGCGTGACGCAATTTCCATTGAAATGTCGAAACAGGGATTTTCACTCACCGACCCTACTAGTGCTGATGTTTTAGTGAACTATCATGTCAATGTAGACAAAAAAGTCACGCAAGACACTATCAATACGACTTACGCAGCGCATTGGAATTATTGGGGTTGGGGTGTTCAATCACAAACCACCACTCACGAGTATGAAGTCGGTACAGTGGTTATTGATATTGTAAACAATGGCACGCAGCAGCTTGTATGGCGAGGTGTAAAAGAAGGTCGTCTCAAGAAAAAGCAGACTCCAGAAGCGCGTACTGAAACGGTTAATCAAACCGTAGCTGAAATTCTTGCAAACTTCCCACCAAAAGCGAAATTATAATTCGTTCGCGCGAGGTAAATGCCCTATCTCGCGCTTTTTTCCCCAATATTTAGACATGGTGTAAATAAATTACCCATCTGGCAATGCTTTGTTACAAACTAATCGCTACTGTAAACACCTCGAAATAACATTTGGCGTATCCTTCATTCATAGACTGCAAAATCCGTTTTGCGAATCGTATTTTAATTTTTGAAGGAAGAATACCGTGGCAAGTCGTAAACAAATCCTACTACCCATTGTAGTAACCGTCGCAGGTGTTGCTATGGCCGCTGGTTTCGCTGCAATGAAAGCTCCACCACCAGAAAAAGTTGAACAGGTGATCCACCCTCTTGTTGAAGCCTCTACCCTTAACTACGAACCGATGACCTTAGATGTTGGTTCATATGGGGTTGTAAAACCGAAATACCATACTCAACTAGTTGCGCAAGTGTCTGGCCAAATTGTCGATTTGTCCGACCAATTCGTGAAAGGTGGTTTCGTTAAAGAAGGTCAAATCCTTGCGCGTATTGATCCCAACGATTATGAAGCGGCACTTATTGAAGCAGAGGCAAGCCTTGCCCAAGCAAGTTCGGCGCTTGAAATTGAGCGCGCACAAGCACAAGTTGCTCAAGCGGAATGGACTCGAATCAAGAATGATGCAACAGAAACAATTCCATCAGAATTATATTTACGCAAACCGCAGTTGGCAGAAAAGTTAGCTAGATACAAAGCCTCTCAAGCGAGTGTTAAACGTGCGAAACGTAACCTTGAGCGAACGTATATAAAAGCGCCATACGATGCGATTGTTGAGTCACGCGACATCAGCTTAGGTTCGGTACTCAACATTGGTAATTCTCTTGGTAACTTAAACTCTACGTCCATTGCCGAAATCCGCTTACCTGTTGCTGATAAAGATCTCCGTCATTTAGAAAAACTAGGGGTGGATGCAGAGGTCACTCTAAGTGCAAAAGTCGCAGATCAAACACAATCATGGACTGGCACAATTGTTAGAAGTGAAGGTGTCATTGACGAACGTAGCCGCATGAGTTACCTCGTGGCTCAGGTCGAGCAACCTTATGCGAATGTCGCCCAACCTCTTCGTTTTGGAACGTATCTAACAGCACAAATCAAAGGCAAAGAAGTAGAAAATGCCATCGCTGTTCCACAACACTTAGTTCGTAACGGTCAAGTCAGTATTTTAAATGAAGACCTAACACTGAGTTTTAAACCCGTGCACGTTATTCGAGAGTACAACGGTATGGCGATTATTGACGCAGGAATCGACAATGGGGCGAAGCTTATCACTTCCGCGCTTGAGTATCCAAGCGAAGGTATGCAGTTGCGTACCGACAGCCTAATTGAAACAAACACGCAATTAGCATTGAAAGAGGAATAATTCATGGCTGAAGTTCAAGAAAAAGGCCTTATTGCGTGGTTTGCCAGAAATCCTGTGGCCGCAAACCTGCTGATGATCTTCATTATTGTGGGTGGATTGTTATCCGCGATGACCATTCGCAAGCAAATGTTCCCTCAGTATGAAAATAACTGGCTCAGCATTCAAGCCGTTTACCCTGGAGCAGCTCCGCAAGAAGTTGAAGAAGGTATCACGATTAAAGTTGAAGAGTCGCTCGAAGGGTTAGAAGGGATTAAACGACTAATTACCTTTTCCAATCGAGGTGTTTCTGAATCTTGGATTGAAGTCGAGGAAAAATACGACCCTCAAGAAGTGCTTGATGAAGTAAAAATGCAAATCGACTCAATTTCTAGCTTCCCTGCAGGCATGGAACGTCCGATTGTACGTCGTGACAAATATTCACAAGAAGTCATGATTTTGTCTTTAAGTGGAGACCTTAGTCGTCATGATCTAAAGGACCTTGGTAACAAATTACATGACGAAATGCTGTCCTTGCCAGACATTAACTTAGTGCAATTTTACAGCGGCCTTAAATACGAAATAGGTATCGAGGTTAGCCCAGATAAACTACGCGAATATGGTTTAACCTTCCGCGATATTTCGAATGCCGTACGTGGTTTCTCTGCAAACATGTCTGCAGGTCAAATTCGTTCTGAGAATGGCTATATTTCAATGCGTGTTGAAAATCAGGCGTATCGGGGCGACGAATTTAGAAATTTACCGCTTTTAAACTTACCTGATGGTGCGCAAATTCGTCTTGGCGATGTCGCTACCATTCATGACGATTTTGAAGAAGGACTACAATACAGCAAGTTTAATGGTAAAAATTCGCTCGTTTATGAAGTGAATGCATCTAAAGATCAAGATATTACAAAGGTCGCCGCGGTACTTAAACAATACCTTGAGAAGAAAGAATCAGAACTGCCAGCAACGGTAAAACTCGTCCCCATCGTTGACCTTACTTACTACCTAAACGGTCGATTAAATATGATGATCGAGAACATGATTTGGGGTGGTCTACTCGTTATGGCGATGCTTGCGTTGTTTTTACGCATTCGTCTAGCGTTTTGGGTAATGATGGGTCTGCCAGTTTCATTCTTAGGCGCATTTTTACTGATGCCCATGAATGGCCTAGATGTCACTGTAAACCTCGCTTCGCTTTTCGCTTTCATCCTAGTACTTGGTATCGTCGTAGATGACGCTATAGTGGTCGGTGAATCGGTGCACTCCGAAATCGAAGAACATGGTCATTCACTCAACAATGTAGTGCGCGGAGTTAAACGCGTAGCAGTTCCTGCAACCTTCGGTGTATTAACGACGGTTGCTGCATTCTTACCACAAACGTTTGCCACAGGCCCAGGTGCTGCATTTTCAAAAGCAATTGGCGGGGTCATTATTCTGTGTCTGTTGTTCTCATTGATAGAATCTAAATTCATATTACCGGCTCACTTAGCTGCGATGAGCAACAAACCAAGTAACCCGAAAAATCCACTGCATCGTATGCGTGAGAAGTTTGATAGCGGCCTACGTTACTTTGTTGAAGAAATTTATCGTCCGTTCGTCGTGAAATGTGTTCACTATCGTTACACCGTCATCTTAGGCTTTATGTCTGTGCTTATTGTGAGCGGAGGCTTGTTTGCTGGTGGTTTTATTAAGTTTGTCGCGAACCCGAAAATCCCCCATGACTTTCCTCGTATCACTTTAGAGATGAACTTATCATCTTCTGAAAACGCCACGCTTGAATCCATTCAAAAAATTGAGCAAATGGTGCTAGAGGTTGATAAGAAAATCGAAGCTCAATACGGCAAAAAAATGGTTGAAAACATTTCTGTGAGCCTACGCGGTCGTACTCGCGCAAATCTCATGGCGATTTTGGTGAAACCAGACGAACGTCCTATAGATACATTCGCTCTTAGCGACATGTGGCGTGAAGCAATGCCACCTCTACCAGGCATGAAGACCTTGAATATTCAAGACAGCATCATGAATGGTGGCCGTGATGACGGCGATATTAGCTTCCGTTTAGAAGGTAAAAATCGCGATGAGCTTGTTGAAGTGGCAGGTAAATTAAAAGACAAGTTACGCACAGTGCAAGGCGTCGGCGATGTAAATGACTCAATGCAAAGTTCAACAGACGAAGTACAGCTTAACCTTAAACCTTTGGCTTACAGTTTAGGCTTAACGTTGGCTGATGTCGCATCTCAAGTTAATTTCAGTTACTACGGGCTCGAAGCTCAGCGCATTTTGCGTGATGGTGAAGAAATCAAAGTAATGATCCGCTACCCACGTGAGTATCGTGACAACATTAGTGATATCAAGGATGTGCGTATTGTTACGCCAACCGGTGCCGAAGTACTGCTTTCTGAAGTAGCGGAAGTTAATTTGGTCGATGGCGTAAACAGTATTCGTCGTGAAAACTCAAAACGTACCATCAATGTTTGGGCCTCGGTGGATACCAACCAAGCTGAGCCTTTTGAAATTGCAAAGAACATACGTGACGAGTACCTTCCTTCACTACTTAAAAACTACCCAAGTGTACAAAGTTCTGTCGCGGGTCGTATTCAAGAAGAAATGGACAGTGTCGCAGAACAAATTCGCGATTTAGTGTTGTCTCTACTTATTATTTTCGCGTTACTTGCTATTCCGCTGCGCTCATACACGCAACCACTGCTAATCATGTCTGTTATTCCATTTGGTGTTGTTGGTGCAGTTTATGGCCACGTTCTAATGGGTATGACCATGAGTAGCCTCTCTTTCTTCGGAATCATTGCCGTAGCCGGTGTGGTCGTCAATGACTCTCTCGTTATGGTTGACTTTGTAAACCAAGCCCGTGAGCGAGGTATTGCTATCAAAGATGCTGCTGTAGATGCTGGTTGTAAACGCTTTAGAGCGATTCTGCTTACCTCGCTGACAACCTTTATTGGCCTTATGCCAATCATTTGGGAAACGAGCTTACAAGCGCAAATCGTTATTCCAATGGCAGTGTCTTTAGCCTTCGGCGTGCTGTTTGCGACGGTAATTACACTTGTGTTGATCCCTTGCCAATATGTTGCGCTCGAAGACTTTAAACGCTTAATGAGAAAACTGCGCGGTAAAGATAAAGAAGCATTACCGGTAGACGAAACGCTCCCCCAATCCAATTAAGTTGATGACAACAAAAAGCTCACGTTAAGTGAGCTTTTTTTGGATTAAGTTTAATATCAAACTTAGCAAGAATGTTAGAACGTCCATTCAAGGTGAAGTTGCGGAACAGATTCCGATGTGTTTGTGCCGAGTTTATGGCGCCAATATTGCCATTCTACACCAAGCATTAGATTATTCGGTTGATTACCGAGTGCATAGCCTAAATCCCAAACCAAAATTGGCTGTGCCAAAATCCAGCTTTTAACTTCGCCACCGAATTCGTTGCGCCTACCATCAATAAACTCCATGTGACCTGTAAAGTGGAAACGTTGCTCCCCAATAGTAAACGGATAACCCCAAGCCATATCAAACATCCAACTATCCGTTTCCATCGGTGCGCCTTGTTTAGCTACTCCCGAGCTATCATCGATGTAGCTTGTAAAACTTGTCGTCAAGAAATTAAATCCTGGTACATCCCAATGGAGTTTAATACCTGGAAGGTACTTCATTACTTTTGCGTCACCAGCAACGTTCACACCTGCAACGAAACTGACATCGCGAATAGCACCGAAACTAAAATCCTGACCTGTAATTTTACCTAAGCTAAACGAACTGTACCATTCGCC is part of the Pseudoalteromonas xiamenensis genome and encodes:
- a CDS encoding DUF4136 domain-containing protein codes for the protein MRHVFAFLLVAMLAGCAQTTDWDYDKTAQFALFKTYAFAPTAKLPDSSTAYQVNGLMDKRLRDAISIEMSKQGFSLTDPTSADVLVNYHVNVDKKVTQDTINTTYAAHWNYWGWGVQSQTTTHEYEVGTVVIDIVNNGTQQLVWRGVKEGRLKKKQTPEARTETVNQTVAEILANFPPKAKL
- a CDS encoding nucleoside-binding protein encodes the protein MKTHSVISFSLLVASQAGFAADWSTTQLHLNHGEFKNPFSQQKANATIYSLQHASGYKYGDNFFFIDFTKDDKDDGYQDGDYYGEWYSSFSLGKITGQDFSFGAIRDVSFVAGVNVAGDAKVMKYLPGIKLHWDVPGFNFLTTSFTSYIDDSSGVAKQGAPMETDSWMFDMAWGYPFTIGEQRFHFTGHMEFIDGRRNEFGGEVKSWILAQPILVWDLGYALGNQPNNLMLGVEWQYWRHKLGTNTSESVPQLHLEWTF
- a CDS encoding efflux RND transporter permease subunit, which encodes MAEVQEKGLIAWFARNPVAANLLMIFIIVGGLLSAMTIRKQMFPQYENNWLSIQAVYPGAAPQEVEEGITIKVEESLEGLEGIKRLITFSNRGVSESWIEVEEKYDPQEVLDEVKMQIDSISSFPAGMERPIVRRDKYSQEVMILSLSGDLSRHDLKDLGNKLHDEMLSLPDINLVQFYSGLKYEIGIEVSPDKLREYGLTFRDISNAVRGFSANMSAGQIRSENGYISMRVENQAYRGDEFRNLPLLNLPDGAQIRLGDVATIHDDFEEGLQYSKFNGKNSLVYEVNASKDQDITKVAAVLKQYLEKKESELPATVKLVPIVDLTYYLNGRLNMMIENMIWGGLLVMAMLALFLRIRLAFWVMMGLPVSFLGAFLLMPMNGLDVTVNLASLFAFILVLGIVVDDAIVVGESVHSEIEEHGHSLNNVVRGVKRVAVPATFGVLTTVAAFLPQTFATGPGAAFSKAIGGVIILCLLFSLIESKFILPAHLAAMSNKPSNPKNPLHRMREKFDSGLRYFVEEIYRPFVVKCVHYRYTVILGFMSVLIVSGGLFAGGFIKFVANPKIPHDFPRITLEMNLSSSENATLESIQKIEQMVLEVDKKIEAQYGKKMVENISVSLRGRTRANLMAILVKPDERPIDTFALSDMWREAMPPLPGMKTLNIQDSIMNGGRDDGDISFRLEGKNRDELVEVAGKLKDKLRTVQGVGDVNDSMQSSTDEVQLNLKPLAYSLGLTLADVASQVNFSYYGLEAQRILRDGEEIKVMIRYPREYRDNISDIKDVRIVTPTGAEVLLSEVAEVNLVDGVNSIRRENSKRTINVWASVDTNQAEPFEIAKNIRDEYLPSLLKNYPSVQSSVAGRIQEEMDSVAEQIRDLVLSLLIIFALLAIPLRSYTQPLLIMSVIPFGVVGAVYGHVLMGMTMSSLSFFGIIAVAGVVVNDSLVMVDFVNQARERGIAIKDAAVDAGCKRFRAILLTSLTTFIGLMPIIWETSLQAQIVIPMAVSLAFGVLFATVITLVLIPCQYVALEDFKRLMRKLRGKDKEALPVDETLPQSN
- a CDS encoding efflux RND transporter periplasmic adaptor subunit → MASRKQILLPIVVTVAGVAMAAGFAAMKAPPPEKVEQVIHPLVEASTLNYEPMTLDVGSYGVVKPKYHTQLVAQVSGQIVDLSDQFVKGGFVKEGQILARIDPNDYEAALIEAEASLAQASSALEIERAQAQVAQAEWTRIKNDATETIPSELYLRKPQLAEKLARYKASQASVKRAKRNLERTYIKAPYDAIVESRDISLGSVLNIGNSLGNLNSTSIAEIRLPVADKDLRHLEKLGVDAEVTLSAKVADQTQSWTGTIVRSEGVIDERSRMSYLVAQVEQPYANVAQPLRFGTYLTAQIKGKEVENAIAVPQHLVRNGQVSILNEDLTLSFKPVHVIREYNGMAIIDAGIDNGAKLITSALEYPSEGMQLRTDSLIETNTQLALKEE
- a CDS encoding condensin complex protein MksE, with the protein product MTTINLSELTELQAIYKKLAGGYHISEQDTTLWQQLDQQFDSYEALFFGLGQEIKRDSRGFFYFAADESTPNMGKTSRSFALTLFVLIEHFANQGKDPLRALFDETIDLELMQTIVQLNKHLFDQLELFSGSELRKDVYGRMVRFGLAREVENGYQHLAPIYRYIDALMEVNDNQYEDVEDEESL